One window from the genome of Oryza glaberrima chromosome 3, OglaRS2, whole genome shotgun sequence encodes:
- the LOC127769067 gene encoding uncharacterized protein LOC127769067 — translation MEWSRSAESRGVQGKPHRKIIRDDKKKRIQAGIASDDEGDDEVVVFSEKEEAAMAKIFDKVKAKMPADTPAADDAPPPPAPATIGAALAPSTAPAPAASTTSPATP, via the exons ATGGAGTGGTCCCGGAGCGCCGAGAGTCG TGGCGTCCAGGGAAAACCGCATCGCAAGATCATCCGCGATGACAAGAAGAAGCGCATCCAGGCCGGGATCGCGAGCGACGACGAGGGCGATGATGAGGTCGTCGTGTTCTCCGAGAAGGAGGAGGCTGCGATGGCTAAGATCTTCGACAAGGTCAAGGCGAAGATGCCCGCCGACACGCcagccgccgacgacgccccgccgccgcccgcccctgCGACGatcggcgccgccctcgccccatcgaccgcccccgcccccgccgcgtcgACGACCTCGCCCGCGACTCCATGA
- the LOC127767943 gene encoding F-box/LRR-repeat protein 13-like, with the protein MQSNSIQSYDQGRFNQLPDHILLSILERVDMRTVLRTSVLSTRWKHLPLLLSDVDLDADEFIHQNSSMSADEAMAVLVKLMSSLFGSPRSESIIKKLNLRFCLPTDLETSLDYLFNIGELVCNAIDSGKVKSVELAITTEKRSVDCTSSDMLLHAKSLVEFFNISRSLSCCLTKLLLCTARFSEQDLHQLIISCDQLQHLTLYYCELRDSSTLKLDMPNSKLRFVELNSCYVKTVEFLCLPKLEQLYCDSWRLSGAPLSFGVVPCLEELRLVCATSRIQSGFKLTDLLHGTANVQDIALDFQGEVIWITPEGKKLRSALNKITKLFLHGIYVKFDLLWTLVLLESAPSVKVFGVKVWNHACDEGTENRKQLSERRNDLWDAAQLDGSIHYLQLERLEFGGFNQIIREHLDFIRAIIERAPNLKSVILEDRDPCEDCEAMDNPIYPSISMFPQNNDEKITIVKQLKAGMNRPVEIIFC; encoded by the exons ATGCAGTCCAATAGCATCCAAAGCTAT GACCAAGGTAGATTCAACCAATTGCCGGATCATATCTTACTCTCTATCCTAGAAAGAGTTGATATGCGCACAGTTCTAAGGACCAGTGTCCTGTCGACACGGTGGAAGCACCTGCCTCTTTTGCTCTCTGATGTCGACTTAGATGCAGATGAATTCATCCACCAAAATTCCTCAATGTCGGCCGATGAAGCGATGGCTGTTCTAGTTAAATTGATGAGCAGTTTATTTGGTTCTCCTCGGAGCGAATCTATCATTAAAAAGCTAAACCTCAGGTTCTGCTTGCCCACTGATTTGGAGACATCATTAGATTATTTGTTTAACATCGGTGAGCTAGTTTGCAATGCTATTGACAGTGGTAAAGTAAAGAGCGTGGAGCTTGCTATCACAACTGAGAAGCGGAGTGTAGATTGCACGTCTAGTGATATGCTGCTGCATGCAAAGAGCTTAGTggaattttttaatatatctcGTAGTCTGTCATGTTGCCTCACGAAACTCCTCCTGTGTACGGCAAGGTTTTCTGAACAAGATCTGCATCAACTAATAATCAGCTGTGATCAGCTGCAGCATCTAACTCTCTATTATTGTGAACTTCGGGATTCATCAACATTGAAGCTGGATATGCCGAATTCAAAACTCCGCTTCGTTGAACTCAACTCGTGCTATGTCAAGACCGTAGAGTTTCTCTGCCTACCTAAACTAGAGCAGCTATACTGTGACTCATGGCGCTTATCAGGGGCTCCCCTATCTTTTGGTGTAGTTCCTTGCCTTGAGGAACTACGCCTTGTTTGTGCGACGTCACGTATCCAGTCGGGGTTCAAATTGACTGATCTTCTTCATGGTACTGCAAATGTACAGGATATTGCTTTGGATTTCCAAGGAGAGGTG ATTTGGATTACACCTGAAGGAAAAAAGCTACGCTCCGCCTTGAACAAGATAACAAAGTTATTTCTGCATGGGATCTATGTGAAATTTGATCTCCTATGGACATTGGTTCTCCTTGAATCCGCACCATCCGTTAAGGTTTTTGGTGTCAAG GTGTGGAACCATGCATGTGACGAGGGTACTGAGAATAGAAAACAATTGTCTGAAAGAAGAAATGATTTGTGGGATGCTGCACAGTTGGATGGCTCGATACATTATTTGCAACTAGAGAGGTTAGAATTTGGTGGATTCAACCAAATAATAAGAGAACACTTGGATTTCATAAGAGCTATCATTGAGCGTGCTCCGAACTTAAAGTCAGTTATTTTAGAAGACAGAGATCCCTGTGAAGACTGTGAAGCAATGGACAACCCAATTTATCCTTCAATATCCATGTTTCCACAGAATAATGATGAAAAGATCACAATTGTGAAGCAACTCAAAGCCGGGATGAATCGCCCTGTTGAAATAATTTTCTGCTAA
- the LOC127767944 gene encoding uncharacterized protein LOC127767944, whose amino-acid sequence MGRWASPKTRGVGGKPYRNDSSHKDATRIKAGIPSDDEGDVDREDVPFSEKEEAAMNRIHARAMAKKAAASAAIAPAPAVVPAAIAPVPADVPAAIAPVPTDAPDAIAPGP is encoded by the exons ATGGGGCGGTGGGCGAGCCCAAAGACCCG TGGCGTCGGAGGGAAGCCGTACCGGAATGACAGCTCGCACAAGGACGCGACGCGGATCAAGGCCGGGATCCCAAGCGACGATGAGGGCGACGTGGATCGCGAGGACGTCCCCTTCTCAGAGAAGGAAGAGGCCGCCATGAACAGGATCCACGCGAGAGCCATGGCCAAGAaggctgccgcctccgccgcgatcgcccccgcccccgccgtcgtccccgccgcgatcgcccccgtccccgccgACGTCCCCGCCGCGATCGCCCCCGTCCCCACCGACGCCCCCGACGCGATCGCCCCCGGCCCGTGA
- the LOC127767685 gene encoding uncharacterized protein LOC127767685 gives MSSAPPPQQSKPSYNHRRHNNAAPRHHHGQQQQQPQPQPQQRYVPKPAAPKPSPPPTLTTALRSSASPSASGAGRVGGEADGFVAYLPHDEVVAAGLGGPDAQESQAVVDLLNDALAALLRAKPREFWRQVAQNTSLHEFLDSYLQFRHRWYDLPHRAPKGTVAGLVVGELELCRRVFMVLYRISSNKDPGAFRGESLSMKEHAALLQKKRLLDLPKLLDICAIYGHDNCKLTSSLVENAINVQPNILDGINIVLPQFLGIFHTMQERCMKSLQALTSSGPNDSGYTQLQKDFSEVLDFVNDAIVTLDAFVDAYQPAALLFCTSFETSYGVEELLNTLPRLYDSLLPSLLHGFQVMSSSQSNGETASDIILSDIVLGIRMLSRRTVSFGWRLLEFCYLNDQLVERDVEACTKMFPAKVEDPMIRGDIIIETLKDINTEATFSQDHPGKTFLQALEKEFKLMNRIGDIRKKGWIHMDDEQFQFIARLCGSTLTSWNSVPDLPVSSYGGELQQKNEDTAITESKITQIRDLFPDYGKGFLAACLEAYNQNPEEVIQRILDGTLHQDLLALDTSLEEMPQLKPAATVGKDKGKGILVETEPQIMNKPHKVNTEMHRYVEHSSSSSVPSASQGPSSSVPSVPQGRFTRKTNDDVPDSATLDSQKAKDAVRSAVLESQYEYDDEYDDSFDDLGFSVVESSYEETDGANDAESSSQGPRWSSQKKTQFYVKDGKNYSYKVAGSVAVSSAREAAVLRNVQKDTIHGLGRGGNVPLGVPNRQQHRDMEEEEGSNANNFGRGGSNIGRGGSYPRGDHGRRGGRGHGDPPPEGENPNGPPGFGRGGRRGGRNHGNQPEANENPNGQRGFGRGATRGGRNHDHPAEDHEDPDAAQGFARGGPAPRGGRGGRRGGGRDNHHRRDRAMKKHMQGLTGL, from the exons AtgtcgtccgcgccgccgccgcagcaatcCAAACCCTCCTacaaccaccgccgccacaaCAACGCCGCCCCGAGGCACCACCacggccagcagcagcagcagccgcagccgcagccgcagcagcgcTACGTCCCCAAGCCCGCCGCACCTAAACCCTCGCCCCCGCCGACGCTCACCACCGCCCTCCGATCATCGGCTTCCCCGTCTGCATCTGGCGCCGGCAGGGTGGGCGGAGAGGCCGATGGGTTCGTGGCGTACCTGCCGCACGACGAGGTGGTCGCGGCCGGGCTCGGCGGGCCCGACGCCCAGGAGTCGCAGGCCGTCGTCGACCTCCTCAACGATgccctcgccgcgctcctccgcgcTAAGCCCCGCGAGTTCTGGCGCCAGG TGGCACAGAATACTTCCCTGCATGAGTTCCTGGACAGTTACCTACAATTCAGGCATCGGTGGTATGACTTGCCTCATCGTGCACCCAAAGGAACAGTTGCTGGCTTAGTTGTCGGGGAGCTTGAGCTTTGCCGTCGAGTCTTTATGGTCCTGTACCGCAT ATCTTCAAACAAGGATCCTGGAGCATTCAGGGGTGAATCCCTTAGCATGAAGGAGCATGCAG CCCTCCTGCAGAAGAAAAGATTGCTTGATTTACCCAAGTTGTTGGACATTTGTGCTATTTATGGGCATGACAATTGCAAATTGACAAGTTCACTG GTTGAAAACGCTATCAATGTCCAGCCAAATATTCTGGATGGCATTAATATTGTCCTTCCCCAATTCCTGGGCATTTTCCACACAATGCAGGAGAGGTGCATGAAATCATTACAG gCGCTCACTTCATCTGGACCGAATGATAGTGGATATACCCAACTTCAGAAAGATTTCTCAGAG GTGTTGGATTTTGTAAACGATGCAATTGTCACTCTGGATGCCTTTGTCGATGCTTATCAACCTGCTGCTTTATTATTTTGTACCTCTTTTGAGACGAG CTATGGAGTTGAGGAACTACTGAACACTCTTCCAAGATTGTATGACTCATTGTTGCCATCTTTGCTTCATGGGTTTCAAGTTATGTCCAGTTCCCAAAGCAATGGAGAGACTGCATCTGACATTATACTGAGTGACATAGTTCTTGGTATAAGGATGCTGTCAAGGAGAACTGTCAGTTTCGGATGGAGATTATTGGAGTTCTGCTATTTGAACGATCAACTTGTGGAGCGTGATGTTGAAGCTTGTACAAAGATGTTTCCAGCTAAAGTCGAAGATCCTATGATCAGGGGTGACATCATAATTGAAACACTCAAGGATATCAATACAGAAGCCACATTTTCACAAGATCATCCTGGAAAGACATTCCTCCAAGCTCTTGAAAAGGAGTTCAAGTTGATGAACCGGATTGGAGATATTCGAAAGAAAG GATGGATACACATGGATGATGAGCAGTTCCAGTTCATTGCACGCTTGTGTGGATCTACCCTGACATCTTGGAATAGTGTGCCTGATTTGCCTGTCTCTTCCTATGGTGGTGAACTACAACAGAAGAATGAGGATACTGCCATCACTGAGTCCAAGATTACTCAAATAAGGGACCTCTTTCCTGATTATGGGAAGGGTTTCCTCGCTGCATGCCTGGAAGCCTACAACCAGAACCCAGAGGAAGTTATCCAAAGGATTTTAGATGGAACCCTCCATCAAGATCTTCTAGCTCTGGATACTTCATTAGAAGAGATGCCGCAGCTAAAGCCTGCAGCCACTGTTGGGAAAGATAAGGGCAAAGGAATACTTGTGGAGACTGAGCCTCAAATTATGAACAAACCCCATAAGGTTAATACTGAGATGCATCGCTACGTTGAAcattcttcatcttcttcagttCCATCAGCATCCCAGGGACCATCCTCATCTGTACCATCAGTCCCGCAAGGTAGATTTACAAGGAAGACCAATGACGACGTGCCTGACTCTGCAACTCTAGACTCACAGAAAGCAAAAGATGCTGTTAGATCAGCTGTGCTTGAATCCCAGTATGAATATGATGATGAGTATGATGACTCGTTCGATGATCTTGGCTTCAGTGTGGTAGAATCAAGTTATGAGGAAACTGATGGTGCCAATGATGCCGAGAGTTCCTCACAGGGCCCACGGTGGAGCTCACAAAAGAAGACACAGTTTTATGTTAAGGACGGGAAGAACTACAGCTACAAGGTTGCTGGTTCAGTTGCTGTATCTAGTGCCCGAGAAGCGGCTGTCCTGCGCAATGTTCAGAAAGATACCATTCATGGTCTTGGCCGTGGTGGAAATGTACCTCTTGGAGTTCCCAACAGGCAACAACACAGAGacatggaggaagaggagggtaGCAATGCAAACAACTTCGGCAGAGGAGGCTCCAACATAGGCAGAGGAGGCTCATATCCCCGTGGCGATCATGGCAGAAGAGGTGGAAGGGGTCACGGCGACCCACCGCCGGAGGGCGAGAACCCAAACGGGCCACCAGGATTTGGCCGTGGTGGAAGAAGAGGGGGCAGAAATCACGGCAACCAGCCAGAGGCAAACGAGAACCCGAATGGCCAACGTGGATTTGGCCGTGGCGCAACAAGAGGAGGCAGGAACCATGACCATCCAGCGGAGGACCATGAAGATCCAGATGCAGCACAGGGCTTCGCTCGAGGAGGGCCTGCACCTCGTGGAGGCAGAGGTGGAAGGAGAGGTGGTGGCCGGGATAACCATCACCGGAGAGACCGTGCGATGAAGAAGCATATGCAAGGATTGACAGGGCTTTAG